A part of Methanofastidiosum sp. genomic DNA contains:
- a CDS encoding YkgJ family cysteine cluster protein, with protein sequence MKEVLVLYAGQKYKCKQCGECCRVRGVPLTLFDIERIEKNTNKDFALYDISRKRFVIEKRIWDNGCVFLDDMNCTIHKFKPLICRLFPLGVFYNPISESDTPHILKNGEKAYIYVDVSCPGIGNEGEPFDIEKILELCQKIKIEMAYTLNL encoded by the coding sequence ATGAAAGAAGTATTAGTACTATATGCTGGTCAAAAATACAAATGTAAACAATGCGGAGAATGTTGTAGAGTTAGAGGGGTTCCACTTACATTATTTGATATCGAAAGAATCGAAAAGAATACTAATAAAGATTTTGCATTGTACGATATTTCTAGAAAAAGATTTGTAATAGAAAAAAGGATTTGGGATAATGGCTGTGTATTTTTAGACGATATGAATTGCACCATCCATAAATTTAAGCCCTTGATTTGCCGACTCTTCCCACTAGGAGTTTTTTATAACCCTATATCTGAATCAGATACCCCTCACATATTGAAAAATGGAGAAAAGGCATACATATATGTCGATGTATCTTGTCCTGGAATTGGAAACGAAGGGGAACCTTTTGACATTGAAAAAATTTTAGAATTGTGCCAGAAAATTAAAATTGAAATGGCTTATACATTGAACTTGTAG
- the argF gene encoding ornithine carbamoyltransferase translates to MVVNMKGKHLASLHDLTKEEIWQILKTAETLKIKQKTGERHELLYGKTLAMIFQKPSTRTRVSFEVGMKQLGGHALYLSSTDLQLGRGETVGDTGAVLARYCDGIMARVFSHDNIIELCKHSTVPVINGLSDLLHPCQCLADLETILEKKQEFKGLKLAFVGDGNNVCHSLMFGSAKVGMDMTVVCPKGYEPDKQIEKMALEDGLKLEITNDPKGVKGADVIYTDVWASMGKDKEHEDRVKVFKPYQVNEKLVSQAQDDCIVMHCLPAHRGEEITDEVVDGPHSVVLDQAENRNHAQKAVMALLM, encoded by the coding sequence ATGGTAGTTAATATGAAAGGCAAGCATCTTGCTTCTTTACATGATCTTACGAAAGAAGAAATATGGCAAATATTGAAAACGGCCGAAACTTTAAAAATTAAACAGAAAACAGGGGAACGACACGAATTATTATACGGTAAAACTTTAGCAATGATATTCCAGAAGCCATCAACGAGAACAAGGGTGTCGTTTGAAGTTGGAATGAAACAATTAGGTGGGCACGCCTTATACTTATCCTCTACAGATCTTCAATTAGGAAGGGGGGAAACAGTGGGCGACACAGGTGCAGTTCTTGCCCGTTACTGCGATGGGATAATGGCAAGGGTATTTTCACATGACAATATTATAGAACTATGTAAACATTCAACTGTTCCAGTTATAAACGGTTTATCAGATCTTTTACATCCATGTCAATGCCTGGCTGATTTAGAAACAATTCTTGAAAAGAAACAAGAATTTAAAGGACTTAAATTGGCATTTGTCGGCGATGGAAACAACGTTTGTCATTCTCTAATGTTTGGATCTGCAAAAGTAGGAATGGATATGACTGTGGTCTGTCCAAAAGGCTACGAACCTGACAAACAAATTGAAAAAATGGCACTAGAAGATGGGCTTAAACTTGAGATAACAAACGATCCAAAAGGTGTTAAAGGCGCAGATGTAATTTACACAGACGTATGGGCAAGTATGGGGAAAGACAAAGAACATGAAGACAGAGTAAAAGTATTCAAACCTTACCAGGTAAATGAAAAATTAGTTTCACAAGCACAAGACGACTGCATAGTTATGCACTGCTTACCTGCACATAGGGGAGAAGAAATAACTGATGAAGTTGTCGATGGTCCACATTCAGTTGTACTTGACCAAGCCGAGAATAGAAACCATGCACAAAAAGCTGTAATGGCACTTTTAATGTAA
- a CDS encoding PRC-barrel domain-containing protein: protein MRISKLYGLELYNTKGEYIGIINDIILEVKEGVVFGLAVGQEKGIDNIAVGFKDVSAIGDIVIVRAKKEDSVKLGM from the coding sequence ATGAGGATTTCTAAATTATATGGGCTCGAATTGTATAATACAAAAGGCGAGTACATAGGCATAATTAACGATATTATTCTCGAAGTTAAAGAAGGAGTTGTCTTTGGACTAGCTGTTGGGCAAGAAAAAGGTATTGACAATATTGCAGTCGGATTCAAAGATGTTTCTGCTATTGGAGACATCGTTATTGTAAGGGCTAAGAAAGAAGATTCAGTAAAGCTTGGAATGTAA
- a CDS encoding geranylgeranylglyceryl/heptaprenylglyceryl phosphate synthase, producing MTGKLEKYLLDKLQNEKLHFSLIDPDSFSIDEAKSAASISEEAGSDAILIGGSTHTLGNYLDILIESIKASTKLPVIIFPGGVAQVSPKADAILFMSYMNSRNPYFITKSQALGSFLVKKTGIEPIPTGYLVVEPGETVGWMGEADLIPRKKPQIAAAYSLAAQYLGMRFVYLEAGSGAPETVTPEMVGLVKKIIDIPLIVGGGIRSPESAKKLAMAGADIFVTGTIIEKEKEKLFDIIKAIKN from the coding sequence ATGACAGGTAAATTAGAAAAATATCTTTTAGATAAATTACAAAATGAAAAACTTCATTTTTCTTTAATTGACCCCGATAGTTTCTCCATAGATGAAGCAAAGAGTGCAGCATCAATTTCCGAAGAGGCTGGCAGTGATGCTATATTGATAGGTGGTTCCACTCATACTTTGGGTAATTATCTTGACATCTTGATAGAATCAATTAAAGCAAGTACAAAACTCCCTGTGATTATTTTTCCAGGAGGTGTTGCACAAGTATCGCCAAAGGCAGATGCAATTTTATTCATGTCTTATATGAATTCAAGAAATCCTTATTTTATCACAAAATCTCAAGCTCTCGGAAGTTTCCTAGTAAAAAAAACTGGAATTGAACCAATACCCACTGGCTACCTAGTGGTTGAACCAGGTGAAACAGTAGGATGGATGGGCGAAGCTGATCTTATTCCTAGAAAAAAACCCCAAATAGCTGCTGCGTATTCACTAGCCGCACAATACTTGGGGATGAGATTTGTCTATCTTGAAGCAGGATCAGGCGCTCCTGAAACAGTTACTCCTGAAATGGTGGGGCTTGTAAAAAAGATCATTGATATACCTTTAATTGTGGGGGGTGGGATAAGATCTCCAGAATCGGCTAAGAAACTTGCTATGGCGGGAGCAGACATATTTGTAACAGGAACTATTATTGAAAAAGAAAAAGAAAAACTTTTTGACATTATAAAAGCCATAAAAAATTAA
- a CDS encoding glycosyltransferase family 4 protein, which translates to MNILMIGEYPPKIGGISTHIYQLKKELSKFDQDVFVLTYSNCLEEKVYSTRLPKKFRGIFFIIFGFFMGISIIRKNKIDLIHAHFATTPGILGLFLSIITRKKRILTVHGSDINVYLKKSIMGQLVKFVLYNYPVIIAVSPDLVKKLAPLVRGDIIPIPNGVDHLRFFPEDSEKKGIGFIGALVNEKNPWEFIDLIRKLRLKGIIESAYIIGDGYLKKDLVEISRGLDIDFLGEIFDVEKYLKKFKVVVSTSKTEGFGLSILEAMACGVPVVSLVSLGSKYLLGDLNLVVQDKNQLTDLVEKIIINPELRLELSNKVLEKSKLFSWEKCARGTLDVYKKFI; encoded by the coding sequence ATGAATATTCTGATGATTGGTGAATATCCTCCAAAAATTGGGGGTATTTCTACCCACATATATCAACTAAAAAAAGAATTGAGTAAATTTGACCAAGATGTTTTTGTTTTAACTTATTCAAATTGCTTAGAAGAAAAAGTATATTCTACAAGATTACCTAAGAAGTTTAGGGGAATTTTTTTTATTATATTTGGGTTTTTTATGGGCATTAGTATAATTAGAAAGAATAAAATTGATTTGATACATGCACATTTTGCCACAACTCCTGGGATACTCGGCCTTTTTTTATCCATTATTACACGAAAAAAGAGAATTTTAACAGTCCATGGGAGTGATATCAACGTTTACTTAAAAAAAAGTATTATGGGTCAGTTAGTGAAATTTGTATTGTATAATTATCCTGTTATCATTGCCGTATCTCCCGATCTTGTAAAAAAATTAGCACCTTTAGTTAGGGGTGATATTATTCCTATTCCCAACGGAGTTGATCATTTGAGATTCTTTCCCGAAGATTCTGAAAAAAAAGGTATAGGATTCATAGGAGCCTTAGTAAATGAAAAAAATCCATGGGAGTTTATTGATTTAATTCGAAAGCTTAGGCTAAAAGGGATTATTGAATCAGCTTATATTATTGGAGACGGTTACTTAAAAAAAGACCTAGTTGAAATATCTAGAGGTCTCGATATTGATTTTTTAGGAGAGATATTCGACGTAGAAAAATATTTGAAAAAATTTAAGGTAGTTGTTTCAACTTCAAAAACCGAAGGATTTGGGCTTTCTATTCTCGAGGCCATGGCATGTGGTGTTCCTGTAGTTTCTCTAGTAAGCCTGGGCTCTAAATACCTATTAGGTGATTTGAATTTGGTAGTTCAAGATAAAAATCAATTAACAGATTTAGTAGAGAAAATAATAATAAATCCCGAACTTAGACTTGAACTTTCCAACAAGGTACTAGAAAAATCTAAGCTATTCTCGTGGGAAAAATGCGCCAGAGGTACTTTGGACGTTTATAAAAAATTTATTTGA
- a CDS encoding archaeosortase/exosortase family protein → MIKDNIIKKYGEANYNKLIFFIKGMILSIFLYVISDYTPIRIFTAEAVKEGVALLDIQKPLIVSEKFIAVGNYEISKRCIGLASGAIFTSLFVLSSLTLSKKIAYLFLFLIILLFLNILRLIITIYLFEQGYSWLIAHDILAYALGIGFSFLILIRINPYIPLFK, encoded by the coding sequence ATGATAAAAGATAACATAATTAAGAAATATGGGGAAGCCAATTATAACAAGCTAATATTTTTTATTAAAGGAATGATACTATCCATATTTCTTTATGTTATAAGTGATTATACTCCAATCAGGATATTCACAGCTGAAGCTGTTAAGGAAGGGGTAGCACTTTTAGATATACAAAAGCCACTTATTGTATCTGAGAAATTTATTGCTGTGGGAAATTATGAAATCTCTAAGAGGTGTATTGGGTTAGCTTCAGGTGCAATATTTACTTCTTTATTTGTATTGTCTTCATTAACATTATCTAAAAAAATCGCATATCTTTTTCTATTTTTAATAATCCTATTATTTTTAAATATATTAAGATTAATCATAACAATATATCTTTTTGAACAAGGTTACAGTTGGCTTATTGCACATGATATTTTGGCATATGCGCTTGGGATAGGTTTTTCATTTCTTATTTTAATAAGAATAAATCCATACATCCCATTATTCAAATAA